In bacterium, one genomic interval encodes:
- a CDS encoding ABC transporter ATP-binding protein → METFLKTEGLVKRYGYINALRGIDFQVDRGDSVVLLGPNGAGKSTLLGILAGRVRPTEGQVILQGETQGKTLGKSALARSLTGYLGHSSLLYQGLTARENLLFYGNLYGVEGAAERSDEMLHFMGLWERRDDKVGGFSRGMEQRLSIARSLLHDPQLILLDEPFSGLDFQSSRAFAHALRQLRDGRRTLIIATHDMAAVEDLGDRITIMNRGRILHQEKTPLQASGNIISLYTEIIPGVK, encoded by the coding sequence ATGGAAACCTTTCTTAAGACTGAAGGCCTTGTCAAGCGCTACGGCTACATCAACGCACTGCGGGGAATTGACTTTCAGGTGGACCGGGGTGACTCTGTGGTTCTGTTGGGGCCCAACGGCGCCGGTAAGAGCACCCTCCTGGGTATTCTGGCAGGAAGGGTCAGACCCACTGAAGGCCAGGTGATCCTTCAGGGCGAAACACAAGGAAAGACACTGGGAAAGAGTGCTCTCGCCCGCAGCCTGACAGGCTACCTTGGCCACTCTTCCTTGCTGTATCAGGGACTCACCGCCCGGGAGAACCTCCTGTTCTACGGAAACCTCTATGGTGTTGAGGGGGCGGCTGAAAGATCCGATGAAATGCTTCACTTCATGGGGCTCTGGGAACGCAGGGACGACAAGGTGGGAGGGTTTTCAAGGGGAATGGAGCAGCGTCTTTCCATCGCAAGGTCTCTTCTTCACGACCCGCAACTCATTCTTCTGGACGAACCGTTCAGTGGTCTCGACTTTCAATCCTCCCGCGCCTTCGCTCATGCCCTGAGGCAGCTCAGGGATGGCCGCAGGACCCTCATTATTGCCACCCACGACATGGCTGCGGTGGAGGATCTCGGTGACAGGATAACGATCATGAACAGGGGGCGGATCCTGCACCAGGAAAAAACTCCCCTCCAAGCCTCTGGGAATATTATATCCCTGTACACAGAGATCATACCGGGAGTTAAATAG
- a CDS encoding heme exporter protein CcmB, with the protein MKAAYAIFRKDLLLELRGKEIVITLTVFAFLVLTVFSFSAVPGSTAPREMAPGILWITFLFAGILGLGRAFDRERENGCFTGLLLAPCDRMQVYWGKCLSTLVLLMIFQAILWPIFGILYRYSPIKGVGVAWAGIVLGDIGFVALGVILSAVTIHARGREIILPLLLLPLSLPVLVGGVRVLTLALGGGSGDQALTWIGRLAAFDVIFLVLGSVLFPLVVEE; encoded by the coding sequence GTGAAGGCCGCTTACGCCATCTTCAGGAAGGATCTGCTTCTGGAGCTCCGGGGTAAGGAGATCGTGATCACCTTGACTGTATTCGCCTTCCTCGTTTTAACAGTCTTTTCCTTTTCCGCTGTACCCGGTTCCACTGCTCCCAGGGAGATGGCCCCTGGAATCCTGTGGATCACCTTCCTCTTCGCCGGCATACTCGGACTTGGACGGGCCTTCGACAGGGAAAGGGAGAACGGCTGCTTCACGGGACTTCTCCTTGCGCCGTGCGACCGGATGCAGGTGTACTGGGGAAAATGTCTTTCAACCCTTGTCTTGCTGATGATCTTCCAGGCCATACTGTGGCCCATCTTCGGCATCCTGTACAGGTACAGCCCGATAAAGGGTGTTGGAGTGGCGTGGGCCGGGATCGTTCTGGGGGATATCGGGTTTGTGGCCCTGGGTGTCATCCTGTCAGCGGTGACCATTCACGCGAGGGGCAGAGAGATCATCCTGCCCCTGCTGCTTCTGCCTCTTAGCCTCCCTGTGCTCGTTGGGGGTGTCAGGGTCCTGACCCTGGCCCTTGGGGGAGGCAGTGGTGACCAGGCTCTGACCTGGATCGGACGGCTGGCTGCTTTTGATGTTATTTTCCTTGTACTGGGGAGCGTGTTGTTTCCGTT